From the Lolium rigidum isolate FL_2022 chromosome 2, APGP_CSIRO_Lrig_0.1, whole genome shotgun sequence genome, one window contains:
- the LOC124692108 gene encoding shaggy-related protein kinase GSK4-like — protein MATLPGGAHPAGGAAADLMQVDEPHAAATAAAAPVVEKHGASIIQGSDPVTGHIISTTIGGKNGEPKRTISYMAERVVGTGSFGIVFQAKCLETGETVAIKKVLQDKRYKNRELQIMRSMEHCNVVCLKHCFFSTTSRDELFLNLVMEFVPESLYRVLKHYSNMNQRMPLIYVKLYVYQIFRGLAYIHSVPGVCHRDIKPQNLLVDPLTHTVKICDFGSAKMLVKGEANISYICSRYYRAPELIFGATEYTTSIDIWSAGCVLAELLLGQPLFPGESAVDQLVEIIKVLGTPTREEIRCMNPNYTEFRFPQIKAHPWHKIFHKRMPPEAIDLASRLLQYSPNLRCTALEACTHPFFDELREPHAKLPNGRPFPPLFNFKQELANASPDLIGRLIPEHARRHCGFNFSPSTGQ, from the exons CATGGTGCTTCTATTATCCAAGGGAGCGATCCAGTCACTGGTCACATAATCTCCACAACCATTGGAGGGAAGAATGGAGAGCCTAAACGG ACTATTAGCTACATGGCAGAGCGAGTTGTTGGAACTGGATCTTTTGGAATTGTCTTCCAG GCAAAATGTCTGGAGACAGGTGAGACTGTTGCCATCAAGAAGGTTTTACAGGACAAGCGTTACAAGAACAGGGAGCTGCAAATAATGCGATCGATGGAACATTGCAATGTTGTCTGTTTGAAGCACTGCTTCTTCTCTACCACAAGCAGAGATGAACTTTTCCTCAACCTGGTTATGGAGTTTGTTCCCGAGTCATTGTATCGCGTTCTCAAGCATTATAGCAATATGAACCAGAGGATGCCACTTATATATGTCAAGCTATACGTGTACCAG ATATTTCGGGGTTTAGCGTACATTCACAGTGTGCCTGGAGTTTGCCACAGGGATATCAAGCCTCAGAATCTTTTG GTGGATCCCCTGACTCACACGGTCAAAATATGTGATTTTGGGAGCGCCAAAATGTTG GTTAAAGGAGAAGCGAACATATCATACATATGCTCACGTTATTACCGTGCTCCTGAGCTGATATTTGGGGCAACAGAGTATACAACATCAATTGATATATGGTCAGCTGGATGTGTTCTTGCTGAGTTGCTTCTTGGCCAG CCTCTATTTCCTGGTGAAAGTGCAGTGGACCAACTTGTTGAGATAATTAAG GTTCTTGGTACTCCAACACGTGAGGAAATCCGCTGTATGAATCCCAACTACACTGAATTTAGATTTCCTCAGATAAAAGCTCATCCGTGGCACAAG ATTTTCCACAAACGAATGCCACCAGAAGCAATAGACTTAGCATCACGTCTTCTTCAGTATTCACCCAATCTACGATGCACTGCT CTCGAAGCATGTACACATCCATTCTTTGATGAATTACGGGAGCCCCATGCAAAGTTGCCAAATGGTCGCCCATTCCCTCCACTCTTCAACTTCAAACAGGAA CTAGCAAATGCTTCACCAGACCTCATCGGCAGGTTGATACCAGAGCATGCAAGGCGACATTGTGGGTTCAATTTCTCGCCTTCCACCGGACAGTAG